In Chryseobacterium camelliae, one DNA window encodes the following:
- the dinB gene encoding DNA polymerase IV translates to MNRAIVHMDLDAFFVSCERLKNSALNGIPLIIGGGDRGVVASCSYEARKFGVHSAMPIRMALRLCPEAKIIKGDYELYSNLSHTVTDMIRERVPVVEKASIDEFYLDLSGMDKFFGCYRWTQEMALSITKEVGLPVSFALSANKTVSKIGTGESKPGGKLEIRETEIKPFLNPLSVRKIPMVGDRTFQLLSRVGIRTIHTLSEMPVLVLQQMIGTNGKELWKKANGIDENPVIPYSERKSISTEKTFATDTMDIPDLQRILNGMSEKLAYQLRQEKWLTSTVVVKIRYANFDTETKQTRIAYTSADHTLSRVALELFNRLYTRRMRIRLIGLRFTDLVHGRHQMNLFEDTEEQMSLYRTMDHLKNRFGADAVGRASGFDFEHKTLL, encoded by the coding sequence GTGAACCGTGCAATTGTACATATGGACCTGGACGCCTTTTTTGTATCCTGCGAAAGGCTTAAAAACAGCGCCCTCAATGGGATCCCTCTTATTATAGGAGGCGGAGACCGGGGGGTTGTGGCGTCATGTTCCTATGAAGCACGGAAATTTGGCGTCCATTCCGCAATGCCTATCCGGATGGCATTAAGGCTTTGTCCTGAAGCGAAAATCATCAAAGGGGATTATGAGCTCTATTCCAACCTTTCCCATACGGTGACCGACATGATCCGGGAAAGAGTTCCTGTAGTGGAAAAGGCAAGCATCGATGAATTTTACCTGGACCTCTCCGGAATGGATAAATTTTTCGGATGCTACCGCTGGACCCAGGAGATGGCACTATCCATAACCAAAGAAGTGGGGCTGCCTGTCAGCTTTGCGCTTTCCGCCAATAAGACCGTTTCCAAAATAGGGACCGGGGAATCTAAGCCTGGAGGAAAGCTGGAGATCAGGGAAACGGAAATCAAGCCTTTTTTAAATCCGCTTTCTGTCAGGAAAATCCCGATGGTGGGCGACCGGACATTCCAGCTGCTTTCCCGGGTAGGCATCCGTACGATCCATACCTTATCTGAAATGCCTGTCCTGGTGCTCCAGCAGATGATCGGAACAAACGGAAAGGAGCTTTGGAAGAAAGCCAACGGCATCGATGAAAACCCGGTCATCCCCTATTCCGAACGCAAATCTATTTCTACGGAAAAGACCTTTGCCACCGATACCATGGATATTCCGGACCTGCAGAGAATCCTGAATGGAATGTCGGAAAAGCTGGCCTACCAGCTGAGGCAGGAGAAATGGCTGACCTCTACCGTGGTGGTGAAAATCCGGTATGCCAATTTCGATACGGAAACCAAACAGACCAGGATCGCCTATACCTCAGCAGACCATACCCTATCCAGGGTTGCCCTTGAGCTTTTCAACCGGCTGTATACACGCAGGATGCGGATTCGGCTCATCGGACTGCGGTTTACGGACCTTGTCCACGGAAGGCACCAGATGAACCTGTTTGAGGATACCGAAGAGCAGATGAGCCTTTACCGGACTATGGACCATCTTAAAAACCGTTTCGGAGCGGATGCCGTCGGCAGGGCTTCGGGCTTTGATTTTGAACATAAAACCCTATTATAA
- a CDS encoding S9 family peptidase, with product MNINTKIFGITTLVISSIMMNAQTQTSKLPGDPTLVSTKATFDKLMAYDKGNYKYKVEDYFARPKASQFRVSPDGQYLSYKEKDKDGKNHVYVKNIKTGTVTKAIEEKDDLIRSYGWLDKKRLFFTQDRGGNENIHLYAADIDGKNLKDLTPFEGITLNMVHVIKDTPFVIVAMNKNNKQIFEPYKINFNTGEMTQLYENKDVNSPIDNYIFDKDGNLRGYGVLENGLTTKLYYKDLQTGKFNLLKSTDWKDTFYILDFNENSGNKDEAYVVTNLDSDKSRIVLYDLKKNAVIKEVYSNPDFDVSSISLAGKNRKYELDYISYNGIKNETIPVSPFYKEVHAKLTSEFGDKQISVVSSDDKDQQLLVVVDSDKLYGKYYIYDTKTKTTKLLFDLMPQLKEEDMAEMRPIEFKSRDGVTIHGYITLPKEALQGKKVPLIVNPHGGPQGIRDDWGFNPETQLFASRGYATLQVNFRISGGYGKEFQKSGYKQIGRKAMDDVEDGVKYAIAQGWVDKDKIAIYGGSHGGYATLMGLIKTPDLYTCGVDYVGVSNIFTFFDSFPEYWKPYKEMVKQIWYDLDNPEEAKIAKEVSPVYQIDKIKKPLFVVQGANDPRVNINESDQIVKALRAKGFEVPYMVKYDEGHGFGKEKNRIEFYKSMLGFFAENFNK from the coding sequence ATGAATATTAACACAAAAATTTTCGGGATTACCACGCTTGTGATATCCTCCATTATGATGAATGCACAGACCCAAACCAGCAAGCTGCCGGGGGATCCTACCCTGGTTTCCACAAAGGCCACTTTCGACAAATTGATGGCGTACGATAAAGGCAACTACAAATACAAAGTGGAAGATTATTTTGCCCGGCCGAAAGCCTCTCAGTTCAGGGTATCGCCGGATGGGCAGTACCTTTCCTACAAGGAAAAAGACAAGGACGGCAAGAACCATGTGTATGTAAAAAACATCAAGACCGGAACAGTTACCAAAGCGATTGAGGAAAAAGACGACCTGATCAGAAGCTACGGCTGGCTGGATAAAAAACGGCTGTTCTTTACTCAGGACCGTGGCGGGAATGAAAATATCCACCTCTATGCCGCCGACATCGACGGGAAGAACCTGAAAGACCTTACACCTTTTGAAGGGATTACCTTGAATATGGTGCATGTGATTAAGGATACTCCGTTTGTGATCGTAGCGATGAATAAAAACAACAAGCAGATTTTTGAACCGTATAAAATCAATTTCAATACGGGGGAAATGACACAGCTCTATGAGAACAAGGATGTCAACAGCCCCATTGACAATTATATTTTTGATAAGGACGGGAACCTCCGCGGATATGGCGTCCTGGAAAACGGACTGACCACAAAGCTGTATTACAAAGACCTGCAAACCGGGAAATTCAACCTCCTGAAATCCACCGACTGGAAAGATACGTTCTACATCCTGGATTTCAATGAAAATTCCGGCAACAAGGATGAAGCTTATGTAGTAACAAATCTTGACAGCGATAAATCGAGGATTGTGCTGTACGACCTGAAGAAAAATGCCGTGATCAAGGAAGTGTATTCCAATCCGGATTTCGATGTGAGCTCCATCAGCCTGGCCGGGAAAAACAGGAAATACGAACTGGATTACATCAGCTATAATGGCATTAAAAATGAAACAATCCCGGTAAGCCCGTTTTATAAGGAAGTCCATGCCAAACTGACCTCCGAGTTTGGGGACAAGCAGATTTCCGTGGTTTCATCGGATGACAAAGACCAACAGTTGCTGGTGGTGGTAGACAGCGACAAGCTATACGGAAAATATTATATCTACGATACCAAAACCAAAACCACCAAGCTCCTTTTCGATCTGATGCCACAGCTGAAAGAGGAAGATATGGCGGAAATGCGCCCGATAGAATTCAAAAGCAGGGACGGCGTAACCATCCATGGATACATTACTCTGCCAAAAGAAGCGCTCCAGGGTAAAAAAGTACCGCTGATCGTTAATCCCCACGGCGGTCCGCAGGGCATCCGCGATGACTGGGGCTTTAACCCGGAAACGCAACTGTTCGCGAGCCGAGGTTACGCAACCTTGCAGGTGAATTTCAGGATTTCAGGAGGTTACGGAAAGGAATTCCAGAAATCGGGCTACAAGCAGATCGGACGGAAAGCAATGGATGATGTGGAAGACGGCGTAAAATATGCCATCGCACAAGGCTGGGTCGACAAGGATAAAATCGCCATCTATGGAGGAAGCCACGGCGGCTACGCCACCCTGATGGGACTGATCAAGACCCCGGACCTGTATACCTGCGGCGTTGATTATGTTGGCGTATCGAATATCTTCACCTTCTTCGATTCTTTCCCTGAATACTGGAAGCCGTACAAAGAAATGGTCAAACAGATCTGGTACGACCTGGATAATCCTGAGGAAGCCAAAATTGCCAAAGAAGTGTCACCGGTATATCAGATCGACAAGATCAAGAAACCGCTGTTTGTAGTGCAGGGCGCCAATGACCCAAGGGTAAACATCAACGAATCTGACCAAATCGTAAAAGCACTGAGGGCAAAAGGCTTTGAAGTGCCATATATGGTAAAATATGATGAAGGCCACGGATTCGGGAAGGAAAAGAACCGAATCGAATTCTACAAGAGCATGCTCGGCTTCTTTGCTGAAAATTTCAACAAATAA
- a CDS encoding XRE family transcriptional regulator encodes MSIFSDNIRFLRAQKNVSQQELADKISLSRVRYSKYEDGRSEAPYELLIRISKYFNVSIDLLLTVDIRKYPLEDILKLPDNRIVLPVIVDKLGNNSIEIVPQKASMGYLSGYSDPEYIESLQRISLPFLVNGKYRAFPAQGDSMPPFKDGSYIIGKYVEDINDLKTGKSYVFVTLNDGISYKRFRAKKGKSVTVAADNPFYKPYDIPFGEIVEVWQYASGIFPEDFEPGHFEDYNIKDMFMQLRKDIRDLEDKVSGNH; translated from the coding sequence ATGTCTATTTTTTCAGATAACATCAGGTTTTTAAGGGCTCAGAAAAATGTATCCCAGCAGGAACTCGCGGATAAAATTTCCCTGAGCAGAGTACGCTATTCCAAATATGAAGACGGGCGGTCTGAAGCTCCTTATGAGCTTCTGATCAGAATCTCAAAATATTTTAACGTGAGCATCGATCTGCTCCTTACGGTTGATATAAGGAAATATCCGCTGGAAGATATCCTGAAGCTTCCGGATAACAGGATCGTCCTGCCGGTTATTGTGGATAAACTCGGGAACAACAGTATTGAGATTGTGCCGCAGAAGGCATCGATGGGCTATCTGTCCGGGTACAGCGACCCCGAATATATTGAAAGTTTACAGAGGATTTCACTCCCTTTCCTCGTCAACGGCAAATACAGGGCATTCCCGGCACAGGGTGATTCCATGCCTCCGTTTAAAGACGGGTCTTACATCATCGGGAAATACGTAGAGGATATTAACGACCTTAAGACCGGTAAAAGCTATGTTTTTGTCACCCTGAACGACGGTATTTCCTATAAAAGATTCAGGGCTAAAAAAGGAAAATCTGTTACGGTAGCTGCAGATAACCCGTTTTACAAACCTTATGATATTCCGTTTGGGGAAATTGTAGAAGTATGGCAGTATGCTTCGGGAATATTCCCGGAGGATTTTGAACCTGGCCATTTTGAAGATTATAATATCAAAGACATGTTCATGCAACTCAGGAAAGATATCCGGGACCTGGAAGATAAAGTTTCAGGGAATCATTAA
- a CDS encoding DUF6624 domain-containing protein has protein sequence MIKIIQAAAALLIIAGTFSVSAQEINCKDHTAVKEKLKAIHETDQQIRSRIKKEMPSGDVSKIKEMALEMKASDKQNQLYISQLLDQCGWPEGLTAEESSAIFLVIDHADIAFMQKYLPVLESQAQVGNVSKSDLATIRDRVQMLTGKKQAYGTQTFKVGNEVYVWPVDQETMLDDRRKEMGLPSMQEYIGMLNNAYKSKVIWDKQLTVEEAASKMAKKTK, from the coding sequence ATGATAAAAATAATCCAGGCAGCAGCTGCACTGTTGATCATTGCAGGCACTTTTTCCGTTTCCGCCCAGGAAATCAATTGTAAAGATCATACAGCGGTCAAAGAGAAGCTGAAGGCTATTCATGAAACTGATCAGCAGATACGTTCGAGGATTAAAAAAGAAATGCCGTCCGGAGATGTTTCTAAAATTAAAGAGATGGCGCTGGAAATGAAAGCGTCGGATAAGCAGAATCAACTATACATCAGCCAGCTGTTGGACCAGTGTGGATGGCCGGAGGGGTTGACTGCGGAAGAGAGCAGTGCCATATTTTTGGTTATCGACCATGCAGACATTGCTTTCATGCAGAAATATCTGCCGGTACTGGAAAGCCAGGCCCAGGTTGGAAACGTCTCAAAAAGTGATCTGGCCACCATTCGCGACCGTGTCCAGATGCTCACCGGAAAGAAACAGGCGTATGGGACACAGACTTTCAAGGTAGGTAATGAGGTTTATGTATGGCCGGTAGATCAGGAAACGATGCTTGATGACCGCCGGAAGGAAATGGGATTACCTTCTATGCAAGAGTACATCGGGATGCTGAATAATGCTTATAAATCAAAAGTGATCTGGGATAAGCAATTGACTGTGGAGGAAGCTGCTTCAAAAATGGCGAAGAAAACCAAGTAA
- a CDS encoding transporter — MNKNNYFFTSILVLFLHSLCAGQQNAESHYSLFKPVPKALMRDMETDRPDVTESPYTVDAGHFQYETDIVNLVHERTEMQKTSTLLINHANIKIGITGSTAVQIGFPTYGIQKETDLASGAVTTARGFGDISLRVKQNLIGNDQGKFVLAVLPYIKLPTSGYDDESRLEGGLIVPMLYKLPGEWKIGMQVEVDRLKDTDQPAMHTEFLQTLTISHPMVKKVEGIAETYYTYDFKAHHISNYVNAAVQMEVAKDFKVDAGINYGLQHDAEKHYFVGASYRL; from the coding sequence ATGAATAAAAACAATTACTTTTTCACTTCCATCCTCGTCCTGTTCCTTCATTCTTTATGCGCCGGACAGCAAAACGCTGAATCGCACTACTCACTTTTTAAGCCGGTTCCAAAGGCACTGATGAGGGACATGGAAACCGACCGTCCTGATGTAACCGAATCTCCCTATACCGTAGATGCCGGACATTTCCAGTATGAAACCGATATCGTCAACCTGGTGCATGAAAGGACTGAAATGCAAAAGACCAGCACCCTGCTGATCAACCATGCCAATATAAAGATCGGGATTACCGGTTCTACTGCCGTACAGATAGGCTTCCCAACCTACGGCATACAGAAGGAAACCGACCTTGCTTCCGGTGCCGTCACTACAGCCCGGGGCTTTGGTGACATCAGCCTCAGGGTTAAACAGAACCTGATAGGAAACGATCAGGGGAAATTTGTTTTAGCAGTTCTCCCCTACATTAAACTGCCGACATCCGGATATGACGACGAAAGCCGCCTGGAAGGAGGCCTGATTGTTCCTATGCTGTATAAACTGCCCGGAGAATGGAAAATCGGGATGCAGGTAGAAGTTGACAGGCTGAAAGACACAGACCAGCCGGCCATGCATACAGAGTTCCTTCAGACGCTTACCATCAGCCATCCCATGGTAAAAAAAGTAGAGGGAATTGCCGAAACCTATTACACATATGATTTTAAGGCGCACCATATATCGAATTACGTCAATGCCGCGGTCCAGATGGAAGTAGCCAAAGATTTCAAGGTGGATGCAGGAATTAATTATGGTCTTCAGCATGATGCAGAAAAACATTATTTTGTCGGTGCCTCTTATCGCCTCTAA